The Eleginops maclovinus isolate JMC-PN-2008 ecotype Puerto Natales chromosome 10, JC_Emac_rtc_rv5, whole genome shotgun sequence nucleotide sequence AGAAAATACATATAAGAGACTAAACTCCCcgtaaaataagaaaaaacaacaaacaaaaagtattttggGATGTTTGTGAGGAGTACCTTGAGCTGGAATTCCTTCTTGGGAGCAGCAGGAGTGTCGGGGCCGTCGTTGGGGTCGTCGTCGCTGCGCTCTGAGATGAGGTTGACGGGAGGAGCCAGGCAGTAGACGGGCAGCTGGTAGCGGTTCCCCAGTTCATCGTAACACTCGGCGAGGGTACCTGGGTGAGGGGGGGGTGAAGCAAACTGAGTGACTCTTACAGACTTTTTCAGATACGAGTAGACAAAGGgttcacatgacttcacgtcaccaccgctaagctaaaggcggctaatgttagaCGTGATGACGTTCAGTATTCTCGTTTTGGTGACAGattggtaaaatgctgactcaacACCAgttttgaggactcattccaATGTCCTCACCATGTGGCAGTGTGATGCTGGCTCCGTCCACTATAGCCTGGGCCAGGTCGTGGTCGTTGCACTCCAGGGCGACGGTCGCAGCTTTCAGGGCGTCCCAGATCTCCTTGCGGCCCTCGAAGGCCGGCGCCGTGTCCCAGAACTCGTCCCGCTTGCTCCGCAGCTGGCCCTCGGTCATCGGGTAGTCACTCTTCCACTTGGGACGCTCTTTCTTCAGAGGCTCGTTACGTCCTGAGAGGGGAAGGAGAAGCAAGGGATGATCGTTAGGAAGTGAAAAAGGTCTGagatttattttggtttgaaaACATGTATGCTCATATGTAACCATTTATCTTGAGAGGGATTTGTTTTGGGACATGTTTGTGTCCTAAAGTtttgatatttctttacatttgtgtGTAATTATGGACTAAGATCTGGAACAACCTTTTGTGATCCTATAAGCTCCAGTATAGAAGTCCTTAGAGACACTCAAATTATTCAAACTTAGGTGAAATTTCattacatgaataaaaacacacgcTTTGAGGTCTGTGTTTTGGACCCCTGCTGTGAGTTTGTAGATTTCTATGACAGAGGATGAATGCAGAACAGGAAGCAAACACGCTCAACATAAAAGAGAAGCTGAGTTGACATAGTTGTTTGAATGCAAAACATAGTGCAAATGTATGATAGTGACAACGATTGTATAAATCCAACTAAGCTATCACATTTGCATGCTACTTTTAATATGGGTTTTATGTTGCTGATGCTCATGTTAGGTAAAATCTGCTGTGGGTAATTATAAAGAGAAGGATATACTGATAACAAGCTCTTATCCTCAGGACAAAATCTAAAGTGATATAACCCAGAACATCAGCAAAACAGGACTGCATTTATGATGTGCAAAGTACACCAGTGTTCTTGTCAACAGCTGTCTCTTAACTATATATGCTGTCTGATGTCTAATCAACATGTCAATGCATGGTAGATTGACCCCTTAAAGACATCCCTCCAAATTGTCACTAATAGTACAAAAACAGTCTGCAAAAAACATCTTTTAAGTGACGTGATAAACGGAGTGATGTGATAACCCCTAAACCTGTTGCACACCATAATGCCTAGGTAGGTTTATGAGTAACAAAATGTTCCCATTAAATCTCCATCCTGTGCTTTCATCTCGTATCATAAACAGCActggcagaggaagagaaatgctagCCGTCACCCACCCCACACCCAACGCTGTGTCATCCCAATCTAAAATTAGGAGGTCATCCAGGGTTTGCAATATGCATGTGTAGCTTATATCTGTCCGGTAACCGTACCTGTGTTCCCCACCATTCAATATTAACACAAAGCACGCCCAGGCCAGGAGAGCACTCACATTAGTGGAGGGCTGAGGACCAGCATTAGGACGGGTAGCTAGCCTTTCTGCTCACCACTCAGCAGTTAGATTTATTAACTATGTCTTACTATGAGCTAAAGTCAAAGACCCCACAATTTACTGCACCTGGAATAGACCCTTTGCTAAGTCCCACCCCTCGAATGCAGACTGGCCAATCATAGCGGCCATCGAAAGCTACACAACTCAAAACAACTGCAAGAGTTTATgaagcagatttgttttttaatgctatGAGGTAGTGATAGTAAAACATGCATAGTGCACTTTTGAGACTGATGCTTGGAGATATAGATATTCTCTGAAATATGACCTTTCTACCTTATCACCTCTGGAGCTCACATTAGCAGAGAACGCTAGCACATCATTAACCAGCGTTAGCATGTTTAGCTACAAATAAATCTATGCTAATGTCCACCAAGTATACTAAAgctgcattttctttaaatgactcTCCAGTGAATAAAAACTTACCCTGCtttacaggaacagtgttgctccttcatttcatttcaataaacTATGGTTCACTTTTACCGTCCACTGTAATCTGTAGGCTTTAGCATCAGCATCAGTTTCTATCGTGTTTTTGCTCATTAATCTGTTTTACATCCTGGATCTACCTTACTGTGGACCAGTCTGTCCACTCCCtattgaaaatgtgattttgctTTCCAATATTCGGTAACGTTTCTTCAGTGGGTGCAGTAGGGTCAGTGTGGGCTACAGGTTAGCATTGAGAGCTAAACTGAGCAATAAACAGGTTTAGCAGAGTGTCAATTGTCTGGTTTCCCATTTTCGGTTCGACTAAGGGTAGTATTTTAACAGCAAAGAACTACCCAACTGTCAGTCACTCTACTACTTGTCAAAAACGTCACACTAAACGTCTATTCCAGATGTCTGAGACAGAGGAGTGGAGCGATGGAAAGTATGAAGGAGACAGCACACATACAGGAGGTTGCATTTCTTGCAAACTAATTATTTATAGTGCAGGCGGCTTAGGAGGACCAGTTTGGAGGACGCAGGGTGGTGTAGGATTAGCACTCGGAGAGCAGTGAATCCAAAGTGAGGCGAAGGAAGAGTCACTGCCACTCAGACAAAGTGGTAGTGGACATGTGGCGTCTACGTGGAAGACAAATAGGGATTAAAGTGGAGTAAATATCCTCCTTAAGGGGTCCATATATTCAAATGCAAGACAGACAGACGGCTGTATAAACCAGTCATAACAGTGCTTATATCCAGAACTACAACAGAGGCATTCCACTAAGGAGTTTTGCCATCATCTGCAGACCTTTTTCTTACTTTGTCTGCTCAATGCAACATCTGGAAATTAGGGGAAAATGTCCAAAGTGATCACATTTAATGTTTTGTCCAACGAAACAGtacaaaaactaaacatgtttAGCTTACTGCGACGTAAAAAAGGCAAGAACAAGCAACAAATGCTCATATTTTAGAAATTGGAGGCATTAAACGTTGGGATTATTCGTTTTAAAATAGACTTAACTATTTATTCACcagcaaaatatactttttgCTGCCCAGCCACTGATCGATTTGATTACCTAGAAGAGTGCCATCATTGAAACCAGGAAGTGCTAAAAGCGAACTTTTAAGATTGGTGCCAAGTAATTgctcaaatgtaaataaactaaaggcttaaagaaaaagggaggagtACTCAAATTGTAGCCCACAGCAAACTCAACGACTCCATGGCAAATTGATACTTCCTGTTTACAAGGAAGGGAGGGTCGTGTGTGCAGggcatggatgtataaagggAACGGTGCAGGGGCAACTTTCTTCCATTTTCCCTGAGTGGAACATGGATTGTGTAACTTTAAAAAGCCCCTGAAATAAAGCTAAATGCATCCTCTTCTCAGATAAGAGGCCTTTAGGTCATTTTGAGGCCCCTCCACTACAGAGTTAGTCAATTCACCTCAGTCacaattgtaaaaatacaaacattaaagctcattttcaggatcatatctGGTTTCTGTGCCTCTATGATGTTtacgtgctttaatgttcaaaaaggtctttatttttacatgcACAACGACTACACCACACCACAGGAAGGGGAAACCCccacaaaagcataataggaaCTTTAAATCAAAGTGTGCTTCTTAGTTTGGATGTGCATGTGAACAATAAGgattaaaatgcaattcaatgcACATTTTCTCACCTAGAAACTTGATTTAgcacaaatgtctttatttaaatgtgtgtataaaaaGCAGGCAGTAACAAAAGGAACTGATTCAACAAAATCTAAGtaaaacacaccaaaacaaagacatgaagcAATGCATAACAGACGCATTAGGCAATATGGGGGTGTTTTCATCCAGCTGTGCACATAAAAGCAGGTGCCACGTGATGACTCTACAGAGAAGCATGCAGGATTTATGAGCGTTAATGAATATACACCCTAAAAACCAAGTATGAGGATCATATCCGGTTTCCTCGGTGCTGCaggatacaaacaaaacaacacacccaacaacaaataaaaaggtggcTCTGCGAGGCTTAGCTGCGGCTGGGAAAACTATGTTCAATGTTTCCTTGGCGCTGCGAGGACCTTTAACACATTCCCCTGGCATGAGGCGATTAATGGAAGCAGGGTGTTTTCTGTGTTCCTCTTTAGACACAGACGTCAGTGAGCAGGGGCTTTAACCGGACACATTCTGGACCTGTGTATGACTGGATTTCCTCAGGGCTCAAAGAACACACACCCTCatgcagtaaaacacacacacacacctcgtaGCGTGTTATCTTATCGCTGCATTCAGCTTTCTGCAACTACAGATAAAGTCTCTGCGCCGACACGAAGTCCTTTGTAGCATCTGTAGCGTTACGTTTGAACGCCTTTTCAGAGGAAACAAATCTTATTTAATCTGTCCTGTCATGAGTTCTGACAAGACTGCAC carries:
- the ubtd1b gene encoding ubiquitin domain-containing protein 1 — encoded protein: MGGCVGRYWEGWEDTQSRGSSRNGGRGGRNEPLKKERPKWKSDYPMTEGQLRSKRDEFWDTAPAFEGRKEIWDALKAATVALECNDHDLAQAIVDGASITLPHGTLAECYDELGNRYQLPVYCLAPPVNLISERSDDDPNDGPDTPAAPKKEFQLKVRLSTGTDLRLSASMADTIGLLKKQLHAQEDIDAAHQRWFFSGKLLTDKTRLQDTKIQKDFVIQVIVNPQALRAPKLTPVTPVSPVSSPVSSPVSE